ccaTGAGACTTGAATACCTAATTAGGTGATAGTTTTACtaggaaactgaacacttttcGAAACCTTTCACACAATTTCCACTGCTAAATTTTCAGGCTTTTGAGAGCCATCAAGGCCTACGAACCTTCAACTTCTGGTacggtttctcatttaccatctactttggCATCAATTTCTGTGGATTTATCCCAAGTTCTTGCCTCAATTGTTATATAAATTTTAAAGATTCTGTTTTGAGTTATtgtggtaacatcgaaagaatTATAAAGTACTGCCAAGATTACGGTGATATTAAAAGggaaagtgacactatttgccccaagatcgagagaatacaaggtctactcaaCAGGTAACCAGTAATGAGGTTTTTTGGGTAGTGACGTCAGTGGAAGTACCTGGCCGAGCCGCCGAGGGTTCGTTGAAATTCTGGCCTCAGTCCAGGTGTGGCTAGAGTCAGGGACGTGTCTccgttttcttttataatatttatgtGTAACTAAAATAATTATGCCGTCCCATTGGCCAGTGTCCCGGTGCAGAAAAACACATGTGAAAGGGTCTGAAATAACTTACCATAGATTTCCAAAGGATGAATATATGAGAAATAAGTGGATTACATTTTGCAAACGAACAGAAAGATTTAATCCAGCCAATTCTTACATATACAGTCGCACTTTGAAACAAATGGAAAATTTGTTTAATTGTTACCACGGAGACAAATCCTTAAATGATAAGGTAAACTCCACGTCCAAAGTGTGCACAGAATTATGCAAATATTTGATCCTACCAAGTGATGTTATAAAGTTTTTTGTTAAATGCAGACTTTATTTTCGGTTGCGAGTTTTAAACAGAAACTTATCGAACTCgcctagaaaaataaaaaataaattatgtaaattggTTAAGTGAAATCTGAAATGACTTTTGCATTTTATTCGATTCGAACCTTGGCATGtaatctaaattccaaaatgattttagtgttaaagtttttttcttgataatctacaatgtttattcttcaattattattattattattattattattattattattattattattattattattattattattattattattattattattatgagatgtacgagaatggaaggtggtgtgaggttgaatgtcatgttgaatggagagttacttgaggaggtggatcagtttaagtacttggggttgttgcagcaaatggtggagtggaagcagatttacgtcagagagtgaatgaaggatacaaagtgttggggggcagttatgtatggattggagttgtcgggaatgaaagtgacggagagacagaaattgaatgtgtttgagatgaagtgtctaaggagtatggctggtgtatctcgagtagataaggttaggaacgaagtagtgagggttagaACGGGTGTAATATCAGAGACTTGCCCTATTTGAATGATCTCAGTGCCAGAATAGCTGAGACTTGCCCTATTTGAGTGATTTTAGAGCCAAAATAGCAGAGACTTGCCCTATTTCAATGATGTCAGTGCCAAAATAGCAGAGACTTATCCTATTTGAATGATCTCAGTGCCAAATTAGCAGAGACTTGCcctatttgaatgatcttcatGCCAAAATAGCTTTACTTGCCCTATTTGAATGATCTCAGTGCCAAAATAGCAGAGACTTTCCCTATTTGAAAGATCTCAGtgtcaaaataaaagagatttgcCCTATTTGAATGATCTTAGTGCCAAAATAGCAGAGACTTGCCCTATTTGAACGATCTCAGTGCCAAAATAACAGAGACTTGCTCTATTTGAGTGATCTTAGTGCCAAAATAGCAGAGACTTGCCCTATTTCAATGATGTCAGTGCCAAAATAGCAGAGACTTGTCCTATTTGAATGATCTCATTGCCAAAATAGCAGAGACTTGCCCTATTTGAGTGATCTCAGTGCCAAAATAGCAGAGACTTGCCCTATTTGAGTGATTATAGTGCCAAAATAACAGAGAGTTGCCCTATTTGAATGATCTTAGTGCCAAAATAGCAGAGCCTTGCCCTATTTGAACGATCTCAGTGCCAAAATGACAGAGACTTGCCCTTTTTGAGAGATTTTAGTGCCAAAATAGCAGAGACTTGCCCTATTTCAATGATGACAGTGCCAAAATAGCAGAGACTTGTCCTATTTGAATGATCTCGGTGCCAAAAATAGCAGAGACTTGCCCTATTTGAGTGATCTTAGTACCAAAATAACAGAGACTTGCCCTTTTTGAATGATCTTAGTGCCAAATTAGCAGAGACTTGCCCTATTTGAAAGATCTCAGTGCCAAAATAGCAGACTTTCCCTATTTGAATGATCTCAGTACTGAAATAGCAGAGACTTGCCCTATTTGAATGATCTCGGTGCCTAATCATACATTTTTCACCATGTAGAATACGAATGGGTGTCTGTGGACTAACTGTTAAACagactgacacgagtcttttttatagtttatatatgaaatatctgttttgatgttgctactgtttttaaaacatctcatttaaattgttaattggttctcatattgtttatttcctttcctcactgagctacttttccttgCACCGACAGTGCTGATGTCAATGCACAATGGCAGATCGTTTGAATTAGTGCCAGGGCCGGATGCTGGGGCCTGGGGCCTGGGGCCAACTCTGGTGGGAGGTCCCCTTTCAAACTCCCATTGCATACACCACAACTATAGTCTAATCAATCTAATGGCCAAAATAGAGCAATACCAATTAGGTTGGTTTTATTTAGGAAACaccacaatgggactattcttccgattatgaatatgcttaaattcaaaataaaatacaatgggactattcttgcgattatcactatgcataaattcaaaataaaatacaatgggccTATTCTTCCGATCATGAATATGcataaattaaaaaataagatacaatgggactattcttcaaattatgaatatgcataaattcaaaataaaatacgatGGGACTATTCTTgcgattatcactatgcataaattcaaaataaaatacaatgggactattcttccgattatgaatatacataaattgaaaataaaatacaatgggactattctttgaattatgaatatgcataaattcaaaataaaatataatgggAATATTATTGtgattatcactatgcataaattaaaaataaaatacaataggacTATTCTTCgaattatgaatatgcataaattcaaaataaaatacaatgaggATATTCTTacgattatcactatgcataaattcaaaataagatacaatgggactattcttcgaattatgaatattcataaattcaaaataaaatacaatgggactattcttctgattatgaatatgcataaattcaaaataaaatacaatgggactattcttctgattatgaatatgcataaattcaaaataaaatacaatgggactattcttctgattatgaatatgcataaattcaaaataaaatacaataaaataaaagttaataataataattataataataataaaaatattgataattataataataatgataactacaataataatattaatgatgaggataataatgataataatgacaatgattaaaataataataatatcgatattaagtataataataataataataataataataataataataataataataataataataataataataaaaataataataatattattattattattatttcctccatGGATATTACCGGATAtatccttttgtaaatattttgttggtATAGAAAAGAACATGAATGACAACAAAGCCAGGTTGCTCTTTATAGAACATGTTGAGGAACagagggaatcgacttttatatatactgatggctccaaatctggtgTCGGTGTTGGTTTTTGAGTATATAGTAgagcttttaattgtagaggtgcacttcctgtagcatcctctatatttactgccaaCCTATATGGcctactaactgctattgagaaaatagcgttaaaagatgatggaaattttaccatttttagtgatgcaagaagtgtcctactagctttagaagtttttaatttcaataatcctttaggtttaaagattttagagtggctttagattattggtatgaaaggtataacagttcgattttgctgggttctcgcacacgtaggtgtgtctggaaatgagaaggctgattcactggcaaagaatgctgcagccgagttgctaccaaaaaggtatcccattcctAATAATTATCTTtaacctacaattaagaattttgtttataataattggcaacagcattgggataatttacttgaaaataaggtgagagaaataagtaatgttatatccccttggaggtataacgggatgccaagaaagtgggagactactctttctTGTCTAAGCTTTCTtcgcactcggatgacacatgTGAGATTTTGCTGGGTGGCCAACATCAGCcctattgcaacgactgtttggtaccattgacattGAGGCAtctgttgaccaaatgccccacatatagtagtgaaagaaatagatatctgttcgaggctcgaggtgaggatggcgggTTCATCCTTGCCAGGATTATTAGGCATAATGTGTCcgaccatgctagtggtatttttagctttatttcagaagcaggtcatctgaaagatatttaacttttaaaatgccaTCTTTTCTCTTATgagtttaattgaatattttttttttatttacaataaacactATCACGGTCAATGacagatatcaggatgccagaaaacctcaattcaatcaatcaatcaatctaccaacatctgggggaaagacctcttccccaagaTTTTGGTTTAGGAAGTTGTGGATGGGTCTGTCACGGCATcgaactgcagtgaacccaagactctttcctgttgccaCCTGGTGACTACTTTTgaacgaagtaggcacctgacagaGTTTGTGATCTCCTTTCTCTTTCCTTGCGgcagagagagggtgtgtgactttagattccagtgaagccctagccactggaattcttgagctggagacaGGCTGGACTTTCCGAGGTTGTTCTGGAAtcccagagactgtaggaatttcatgacttcttgagctgttTGAAGACACTCTGACTTCATTGCAGCCCAGActggccagtcgtccaggtataccatcacctggagggatctgttccgtaattgttggacgatggccttgactaactttgtgaaaatccttggagctatattgacCCTATAGGGCATAGCTCTAAATACGTAgtcctttcttgccagtctgaaaccaaaggggggggggggggggaaatgccgacctatcggaagaggccaataggcgtctgtaagagctatggagatggtgtaggctCCTTAGTGCATTAGGGtctgtatttgcgagatagtcagcatctgaaaTTTTTCGTTCACAAAGAATTTTCTCAGTGAGGACAAGTCCAAAATAGTTCAAAgatgttcgaatctttcttgggcacacagaatagccacccttgaaagttcatggattttatgcaatggatgactcccttccggagaagatcctgtaTAGTCAGCCATCTTTtatagaagattttctctttgtggTTTCGTTTTCTCGTGGCCAAGAACAatgataaaaattctcataaaattgCGCTTAAATTCAAGATTGGTTATGATTTCAAATAGCTCACGCTTTCTTACACTGCAAGCGCTGtgtgccactacctatctctacacgcagctggtcctagctctctctgtacagtgtatatccataTACTGTTGTAAAAAGTTAcatctatatttgaaataaactggattttgatttAACTAGtgttttacttaactgtatccaataataatg
This genomic stretch from Palaemon carinicauda isolate YSFRI2023 chromosome 21, ASM3689809v2, whole genome shotgun sequence harbors:
- the LOC137614895 gene encoding uncharacterized protein; protein product: MPYRVNIAPRIFTKLVKAIVQQLRNRSLQVMVYLDDWPVWAAMKSECLQTAQEVMKFLQSLGFQNNLGKSSLSPAQEFQWLGLHWNLKSHTLSLPQGKRKEITNSVRCLLRSKVVTRWQQERVLGSLQFDAVTDPSTTS